In Mycolicibacterium mucogenicum DSM 44124, the following are encoded in one genomic region:
- a CDS encoding acetate kinase produces the protein MSGPVLVLNCGSSSVKYRLVQPASGESLADGVIERVDDYPKALQEVFDAVSAAGVSAGEIACVGHRVVHGGRRFYRPTLIGDELIAELEELAPLAPLHNPPGLLGINAARKLLPDVPHVAVFDTAFFHNLPAAAAEYAIDRDVADKWHIRRYGFHGTSHQYVSEQAAQFLGLPLESVNQIVLHLGNGASASAIAGGRPIDTSMGMTPMEGLVMGTRSGDVDPGIIMYLSRAAGMSVEDIDVLLNRRSGVSGLGGATDFRELHKRMDDGDEAAQLAYDVYIHRLRKYIGGYLALLGGADVITFTAGVGENDAAVRRDALAGLLALGIEVDEERNLSANRGARRISTDTSPVSVLVIPTNEELAIARACVDVCQVD, from the coding sequence ATGAGCGGGCCGGTACTGGTACTCAACTGCGGCTCGTCGTCGGTGAAATACCGCCTGGTGCAACCGGCTTCGGGCGAGTCGTTGGCCGACGGCGTCATCGAGCGGGTGGACGATTACCCGAAGGCCCTGCAGGAGGTCTTCGATGCGGTGAGTGCGGCCGGGGTGTCGGCCGGCGAGATCGCGTGTGTCGGTCACCGCGTCGTGCATGGTGGCCGGCGGTTCTACCGGCCGACTCTGATCGGCGACGAGCTGATCGCCGAACTCGAAGAGCTCGCGCCGCTGGCGCCGCTGCACAATCCGCCGGGACTGCTGGGCATCAACGCGGCCCGCAAGCTGCTGCCGGATGTGCCGCATGTCGCGGTGTTCGACACGGCCTTCTTTCACAACCTGCCCGCGGCGGCCGCCGAGTATGCGATCGACCGGGATGTCGCCGACAAGTGGCACATTCGCCGGTACGGCTTCCACGGCACGTCACACCAGTACGTCAGCGAGCAGGCCGCGCAGTTCCTCGGCCTGCCCCTCGAATCGGTGAATCAGATTGTCCTGCATCTCGGTAACGGGGCGTCGGCGTCGGCGATCGCCGGTGGCCGGCCCATCGACACCTCGATGGGGATGACGCCGATGGAGGGTCTGGTGATGGGGACGCGCTCCGGCGACGTCGACCCCGGCATCATCATGTATCTGTCACGCGCCGCCGGGATGTCGGTCGAGGACATCGACGTCCTGCTGAACCGCCGCTCGGGCGTATCGGGATTGGGCGGCGCCACCGATTTCCGCGAGCTGCACAAGCGCATGGATGACGGTGACGAAGCGGCCCAGCTGGCCTACGACGTCTACATCCACCGGCTGCGCAAGTACATCGGCGGATACCTGGCGCTGCTGGGCGGAGCCGACGTCATCACCTTCACCGCAGGTGTGGGGGAGAACGACGCCGCCGTCCGCCGCGACGCGCTCGCCGGGTTGTTGGCGCTCGGCATCGAGGTCGACGAGGAGCGGAACCTCTCCGCGAACCGCGGTGCCCGGCGGATCTCCACCGACACCTCACCGGTGAGTGTGCTGGTCATTCCCACCAATGAAGAACTGGCCATCGCGCGGGCCTGCGTCGACGTCTGCCAGGTGGACTGA
- the pta gene encoding phosphate acetyltransferase codes for MPDATAIYIASPEGDTGKSTIALGLLHRLAATVANVGVFRPIVRAGSDRDYILDLLLAHSTAGLEYDDCAGVTYQQLHDDPDAAIADIVDRYHRVADKCGAVVIVGSDYTDVASPSELSMNARIAVNLGAPVLLSVRAADRTPAEVAHVVELCLAELAAQHAHTAAVVANRCAPDELADVATALQRFTPKSYVLPEEPLLAAPTVAELRDAVQGTLISGDEELLTREVMGMMVAGMTAEHCLERLRESMAVITPGDRSDVVLAIASAHAAEGFPSISCLILNGGLPLHPSIAKLVAGLGLRLPIVATDLGTYDTARAASTAKGRVTATSLRKVDTALALMDEHVDVADLLAQLAVPIPSVVTPQMFTHQLQDRARADRRRIVLPEGDDDRILRAASRLLARSVADLTILGDESAVRARAAELGLDLSAAVVLDPRTSELCDQFAAQYAELRKKKGVTLEQAREIIHDVSYFGTMLVHNNMVDGMVSGAAHTTAHTVRPAFEIIRTAPDISTVSSIFLMCLADRVLAYGDCAIVPDPTSEQLADIAISSAQTAAQFGIEPRVAMLSYSTGDSGTGADVDKVRAATELVRKRAPELLVEGPIQYDAAVEPSVAATKMPDSPVAGRATVLIFPDLNTGNNTYKAVQRSAGAIAIGPVLQGLNKPVNDLSRGALVEDIVNTVAITAIQAQGAK; via the coding sequence GTGCCAGACGCCACCGCGATCTACATCGCCTCACCCGAAGGCGACACCGGCAAGTCGACCATCGCGCTAGGGCTGTTGCACCGACTGGCGGCCACGGTCGCCAATGTCGGGGTCTTCCGCCCGATCGTGCGCGCGGGGTCCGACCGCGACTACATCCTGGACCTGTTGCTCGCACACAGCACCGCAGGCTTGGAGTACGACGACTGTGCCGGCGTCACCTACCAGCAGTTGCACGACGACCCCGATGCGGCGATCGCCGACATCGTCGATCGCTACCACCGCGTCGCGGACAAGTGCGGAGCGGTGGTGATCGTCGGCAGCGACTACACCGACGTCGCCTCGCCCAGCGAGCTGTCGATGAACGCCCGCATCGCCGTGAATCTCGGTGCGCCCGTGTTGCTCTCGGTGCGCGCCGCTGATCGCACACCCGCCGAGGTGGCCCACGTGGTCGAGCTGTGCCTGGCCGAGCTCGCGGCCCAGCACGCCCACACCGCCGCGGTGGTCGCCAACCGGTGCGCCCCTGACGAACTCGCCGACGTCGCCACCGCGCTGCAGCGCTTCACGCCGAAAAGCTATGTGCTGCCGGAGGAGCCGCTGCTGGCGGCACCGACGGTGGCGGAGCTGCGCGACGCGGTGCAGGGCACGTTGATCAGCGGTGACGAGGAACTGCTGACCCGCGAGGTCATGGGGATGATGGTCGCCGGGATGACGGCCGAACACTGTCTGGAGCGGCTGCGGGAGTCCATGGCCGTCATCACGCCGGGCGACCGCTCCGATGTGGTTCTGGCCATCGCCAGCGCGCATGCGGCGGAAGGTTTTCCGTCGATCTCCTGCCTCATCCTCAACGGTGGCCTGCCGCTGCATCCGTCGATCGCCAAACTGGTTGCGGGCCTTGGCCTGCGCCTGCCCATCGTGGCCACCGATCTGGGCACCTATGACACCGCCCGCGCCGCGTCGACGGCGAAGGGCCGGGTGACGGCGACGTCGCTGCGCAAGGTCGACACCGCGCTGGCCTTGATGGACGAGCACGTCGACGTCGCGGATCTGCTTGCCCAGCTGGCAGTTCCGATCCCGTCGGTCGTCACACCGCAGATGTTCACGCACCAGCTGCAGGACCGGGCCCGCGCGGACCGCCGCCGCATCGTGCTGCCCGAAGGCGACGATGACCGGATTCTGCGCGCGGCGAGCCGGCTGCTCGCCCGTTCGGTCGCCGATCTCACGATCCTCGGCGACGAGTCGGCGGTGCGGGCGCGGGCTGCCGAGCTGGGCCTGGACCTGTCGGCCGCCGTGGTGCTCGATCCGCGCACCAGCGAGCTGTGCGACCAGTTCGCGGCGCAGTACGCCGAACTGCGTAAGAAGAAGGGCGTGACCCTCGAGCAGGCCCGCGAGATCATCCACGACGTCTCGTATTTCGGCACCATGCTGGTGCACAACAACATGGTCGACGGCATGGTGTCCGGTGCCGCGCACACCACAGCGCACACCGTCCGCCCGGCATTCGAGATCATCCGCACCGCACCCGACATCTCGACGGTGTCGAGCATCTTCCTGATGTGCCTGGCGGACCGGGTCCTGGCCTACGGCGACTGCGCCATCGTGCCGGACCCGACGTCCGAGCAGCTGGCCGACATCGCGATCAGCTCGGCGCAGACCGCCGCGCAGTTCGGCATCGAGCCGCGCGTGGCCATGCTGTCCTACTCGACGGGCGATTCAGGGACGGGCGCCGACGTCGACAAGGTCAGGGCGGCAACGGAATTGGTCCGCAAGCGGGCGCCGGAGCTGTTGGTCGAAGGGCCCATCCAGTACGACGCCGCGGTCGAGCCGTCGGTGGCCGCGACCAAGATGCCGGATTCGCCGGTCGCCGGCCGTGCGACAGTGCTGATCTTCCCGGACCTGAACACCGGCAACAACACCTACAAGGCCGTGCAGCGCAGCGCCGGGGCCATCGCGATCGGCCCGGTCCTGCAAGGGCTCAACAAGCCGGTGAACGATCTGTCCCGCGGCGCCCTCGTCGAGGACATCGTCAATACCGTTGCCATCACGGCGATTCAGGCTCAAGGAGCGAAATGA
- the fgd gene encoding glucose-6-phosphate dehydrogenase (coenzyme-F420), which yields MAELRLGYKASAEQFAPRELVELAVAAEAAGMDSATVSDHFQPWRHTGGHAPFSLAWMTAVGERTERLILGTSVLTPTFRYNPAVIAQAFATMGCLYPDRIFLGIGTGEALNEIATGYEGEWPEFKERYARLRESVRLMRELWLGDRVDFEGEYYKTKGASIYDVPEGGIPIYIAAGGPQVAKYAGRAGDGFICTSGKGEELYKDKLIPAMREGAEAAGKNPDDVDRMIEIKISYDPDPELALENTRFWAPLSLTAEQKHSIDDPIEMEAAADALPIEQVAKRWIVASDPDEAVEKVKQYVDWGLNHLVFHDPRQDQRRFLELFKTDLEPRLRKLG from the coding sequence ATGGCTGAACTCAGACTGGGATACAAGGCGTCGGCGGAGCAGTTCGCGCCGCGTGAACTCGTCGAGCTGGCGGTCGCCGCCGAGGCGGCGGGCATGGACAGCGCCACCGTCAGCGACCACTTCCAGCCCTGGCGTCACACCGGCGGCCACGCCCCGTTCTCCCTGGCCTGGATGACCGCGGTCGGCGAGCGCACCGAGCGGCTGATCCTGGGCACCTCGGTCCTGACCCCGACGTTCCGCTACAACCCGGCCGTCATCGCGCAGGCGTTCGCGACCATGGGCTGCCTGTACCCGGACCGGATCTTCCTGGGTATCGGCACCGGTGAGGCGCTCAACGAGATCGCCACCGGCTACGAAGGCGAATGGCCCGAATTCAAGGAGCGCTACGCGCGGCTGCGTGAGTCGGTGCGCCTGATGCGTGAGCTGTGGCTCGGCGACCGCGTCGACTTCGAGGGCGAGTACTACAAGACCAAGGGCGCCTCGATCTACGACGTGCCCGAGGGCGGTATCCCGATCTACATCGCCGCGGGCGGGCCGCAGGTGGCGAAGTACGCCGGCCGCGCCGGCGACGGCTTCATCTGCACCTCGGGCAAGGGCGAGGAGCTGTACAAGGACAAGCTCATCCCCGCCATGCGCGAGGGTGCCGAGGCTGCGGGCAAGAACCCCGACGACGTCGACCGGATGATCGAGATCAAGATCTCGTACGACCCGGATCCCGAACTGGCTCTCGAGAACACCCGGTTCTGGGCGCCGCTGTCGCTGACCGCCGAGCAGAAGCACTCCATCGACGACCCCATCGAGATGGAAGCGGCCGCCGATGCGCTGCCCATCGAGCAGGTCGCCAAGCGCTGGATCGTGGCCTCCGACCCGGACGAAGCCGTCGAGAAGGTCAAGCAGTACGTCGACTGGGGCCTGAACCACCTGGTGTTCCACGACCCGCGGCAGGACCAGCGCCGCTTCCTGGAGCTGTTCAAGACAGACCTGGAGCCGCGCCTCCGCAAACTCGGCTGA
- a CDS encoding MBL fold metallo-hydrolase, translating into MAAALSAISDNVHFAQTDLVNWTLVSDDSGVILIDAGFPGQRDDVLRSLRDLGFEAGDVRAILLTHAHVDHLGAAIWFAKTHGTPVFCHGAEVGHAKREYLEQVSPADLLTRAWNPRYLAWSMHIVGKGALVREGIPTAQALTEDVAVTLPGSPQVIPSPGHTGGHCSYVFGDVLVAGDAVVTGHPLITKGGPQLLPQMFNHDQAACERSLSALGLLDTQVLLPGHGPAWRGPVREAAELALQQR; encoded by the coding sequence ATGGCGGCAGCCCTGAGCGCGATCTCCGACAATGTCCACTTCGCCCAGACCGACCTCGTGAACTGGACGCTCGTCAGCGACGACAGCGGGGTGATCCTGATCGACGCGGGATTTCCCGGCCAGCGCGACGACGTCCTGCGTTCACTGCGCGACCTGGGCTTCGAGGCCGGCGATGTCCGGGCGATCCTGCTCACCCACGCGCACGTGGACCACCTCGGCGCGGCCATCTGGTTCGCAAAAACCCATGGCACGCCGGTGTTCTGCCACGGTGCCGAGGTCGGCCACGCCAAACGCGAGTATCTGGAACAGGTTTCACCGGCCGACCTGCTGACGCGGGCCTGGAACCCGCGGTACCTGGCGTGGTCGATGCACATCGTCGGCAAGGGCGCGCTGGTGCGCGAGGGCATCCCGACCGCGCAGGCCCTCACCGAGGACGTCGCGGTGACGCTGCCGGGCAGCCCGCAGGTGATCCCGAGCCCGGGGCACACCGGCGGGCACTGCTCGTACGTGTTCGGCGACGTGCTGGTCGCCGGCGACGCCGTGGTCACCGGTCACCCGCTCATCACCAAGGGCGGCCCGCAGCTGCTGCCGCAGATGTTCAATCACGATCAGGCGGCGTGCGAACGCAGCCTGTCCGCGCTCGGCCTGCTCGATACCCAGGTGCTGCTGCCCGGCCACGGGCCGGCGTGGCGGGGCCCGGTGCGCGAGGCGGCTGAACTGGCGTTGCAGCAACGCTGA
- a CDS encoding FAD-dependent oxidoreductase has protein sequence MTRVLRTQVCVAGGGPAGLVHALLLARAGIDVVVLEKHNDFLRDFRGDTVHPTTLRVMHELGFIDEFLKLPHTKITRVCMDADGTLRTFGSFGALKVLRFPEPYIALMPQWDFLDFLAEKASAYPEFTLIRNAEVTDLIIEDGRVAGVRTPELEVRADLVVAADGRKSAVRAASGLAMASAHSPMDVLWFRLGWRPGDPQELFGVIRKGLLMAMIYRGDYWQVAYLMPKGTNPQGGSLDDFKARLVSVRPQLREHVEDLKSWDDTSHLDVRVDRLKTWWRPGLLCIGDAAHAMSPAGGVGINLAVADAVAAANILCGPLRNGLLADSDLAKVQRRRELPTRIIQAGQVLAQDQFIEPNLAGDLSPIKVPSFVGKGPLQYIPPLLVGRGFRPEHVRTPDIH, from the coding sequence ATGACGCGCGTGCTGCGGACTCAGGTTTGTGTAGCCGGTGGTGGACCCGCGGGTCTGGTGCACGCACTACTGCTGGCCCGCGCCGGGATCGACGTCGTCGTGCTGGAGAAGCACAACGACTTCCTCCGCGACTTTCGCGGCGACACCGTCCACCCCACCACGCTGCGCGTCATGCACGAGTTGGGATTCATCGACGAGTTCCTGAAGCTGCCGCACACCAAGATCACCCGCGTCTGCATGGACGCCGACGGTACCCTGCGGACCTTCGGCAGTTTCGGTGCGCTGAAGGTGCTGCGGTTCCCCGAGCCCTACATCGCGCTCATGCCGCAGTGGGATTTCCTGGACTTCCTCGCGGAAAAGGCTTCCGCCTACCCGGAATTCACGCTGATCCGCAACGCCGAGGTGACCGACCTGATCATCGAGGACGGCCGCGTCGCCGGAGTGCGCACGCCCGAATTGGAGGTGCGCGCCGATCTGGTGGTGGCCGCCGACGGCCGCAAGTCCGCGGTGCGCGCGGCATCCGGGCTCGCCATGGCGAGCGCGCACAGCCCCATGGACGTGCTGTGGTTCCGGCTGGGCTGGCGCCCGGGTGATCCGCAGGAACTGTTCGGCGTCATCCGCAAGGGTCTGCTGATGGCGATGATCTATCGCGGCGACTACTGGCAGGTCGCGTACCTCATGCCGAAGGGCACCAATCCGCAGGGCGGCTCGCTCGACGACTTCAAGGCCCGGCTGGTGTCGGTGCGGCCGCAACTGCGTGAGCACGTCGAGGACCTGAAGTCCTGGGACGACACCAGCCACCTCGACGTCCGCGTGGACCGGCTCAAGACCTGGTGGCGGCCGGGGCTCCTGTGCATCGGTGACGCCGCGCACGCGATGTCGCCGGCCGGCGGCGTCGGCATCAACCTGGCGGTGGCCGACGCCGTCGCCGCCGCCAACATCCTGTGCGGCCCACTGCGTAACGGCCTGCTCGCCGACTCCGACCTGGCCAAGGTGCAACGCCGCCGCGAGTTGCCGACCCGCATCATCCAGGCCGGCCAGGTGCTGGCGCAGGACCAGTTCATCGAACCCAACCTGGCCGGTGACCTGTCACCGATCAAGGTGCCGTCGTTCGTGGGAAAGGGCCCGCTGCAATACATTCCGCCGCTGCTGGTCGGCCGCGGTTTCCGTCCCGAGCACGTGCGGACCCCGGACATCCACTAG
- a CDS encoding SDR family oxidoreductase: MDNIRGKTIAITGAARGIGYATAKALLARGARVVIGDRDVAVLESAVSELVKLGPATGYPLDVTDRESFEVFLDKARSDGAGHLDVLINNAGVMPIGPFLDETEQSIRSAMEVNLYGVLTGCQLALPEMVARRRGHIINIASLSGLIPLPGQVVYNATKFGVVGLTTALADEVAPHGVEVSVVMPPFTRTELISGTSETMAVKPVEPEEIAAAIVKTLDKPKTHVSVPAALRFTAQAAQLLGPRGRRWMNKKLGLDTVFMTFDAAKRQSYTERAHAAQGVIEKD, from the coding sequence ATGGACAACATCCGAGGCAAGACCATCGCGATCACCGGGGCCGCACGAGGTATCGGCTATGCCACCGCCAAGGCCCTTCTCGCCCGCGGCGCGCGCGTCGTCATCGGCGACCGGGACGTCGCAGTACTCGAGTCGGCCGTCTCTGAGCTGGTCAAACTGGGCCCGGCCACGGGATACCCGCTCGACGTCACCGACCGCGAATCCTTCGAGGTGTTCCTGGACAAGGCCCGCAGCGACGGCGCCGGCCACCTCGACGTCCTGATCAACAACGCCGGCGTCATGCCCATCGGCCCGTTCCTCGACGAGACCGAGCAGTCCATCCGATCGGCGATGGAAGTCAATCTGTACGGCGTCCTCACCGGGTGCCAGCTGGCGCTGCCCGAGATGGTCGCGCGCCGGCGCGGTCACATCATCAACATCGCGTCGCTGTCCGGCCTCATCCCGTTGCCGGGGCAGGTCGTCTACAACGCGACCAAGTTCGGCGTCGTCGGATTGACCACCGCGCTGGCCGACGAGGTCGCCCCGCACGGCGTCGAGGTGTCGGTGGTCATGCCGCCGTTCACCCGGACCGAACTCATCTCGGGCACGTCCGAGACCATGGCGGTCAAGCCCGTCGAACCCGAGGAGATCGCCGCGGCGATCGTCAAGACCCTGGACAAGCCCAAGACGCACGTCTCGGTGCCGGCCGCACTCCGATTCACCGCCCAGGCCGCGCAGCTGCTCGGCCCGCGCGGCCGGCGCTGGATGAACAAGAAGCTCGGTCTCGACACCGTCTTCATGACATTCGACGCCGCCAAGCGGCAGAGCTACACCGAACGCGCGCACGCCGCGCAGGGTGTCATCGAGAAAGACTGA
- a CDS encoding PaaI family thioesterase, translating to MTETTAPAPALSLAELNNGGPFLAAAGLHVTEATGQLVVGTIELGPEHHTPWGVVHGGVYTTAVESAASIGASAAVADRGQFAVGVHNSTDFVRSATGGTATVRAVPVQQGRSQQLWDVTITDANGSLLARGSLRLHNLDLRR from the coding sequence ATGACAGAAACCACCGCACCCGCGCCGGCACTCAGCCTGGCGGAGCTGAACAACGGCGGCCCGTTCCTCGCCGCCGCCGGCCTGCACGTGACCGAGGCGACGGGCCAACTCGTCGTCGGCACCATCGAGCTGGGCCCCGAGCACCACACGCCGTGGGGCGTCGTGCACGGCGGCGTCTACACGACCGCGGTGGAATCCGCGGCCAGCATCGGCGCCAGCGCCGCAGTGGCCGATCGCGGCCAGTTCGCGGTCGGGGTGCACAACAGCACAGACTTCGTCCGCTCCGCCACCGGCGGCACCGCCACGGTGCGCGCCGTCCCGGTACAACAGGGCCGCAGCCAGCAGCTGTGGGACGTGACGATCACCGACGCGAACGGCAGCCTCCTCGCGCGCGGCAGCCTGCGCCTGCACAACCTCGACCTGCGCCGCTGA
- a CDS encoding helix-turn-helix domain-containing protein, with product MVKGNALGDYLRSRREQVRPEDVGLIAGSRRRVAGLRREELALLAGISSDYYLRLEQGRDTNPSPQVLDALARALQLDINGTEYLHKLANPTGIRWDKSELEQVADELDELIDQFPMPAFVANRYQVVLAANQLACALAPGFRPGQNILAWRLLDPAAKDFFVDWDEATEIAVGGLREVTGGHPDDPYLQRMVSELSSASARFRELWSRADVGYRAGVTHVRHPVVGELFLRRNRLNLPHSGGQHVITFRADPGSESAKALETLREL from the coding sequence ATGGTGAAGGGGAACGCGCTCGGCGATTACCTGCGGTCTCGGCGGGAACAGGTCCGTCCCGAGGATGTGGGATTGATCGCCGGCAGCCGCCGCCGGGTGGCCGGCCTGCGCCGTGAGGAGCTGGCGCTGCTGGCCGGCATCAGTTCTGATTACTATCTGCGACTCGAACAGGGCCGCGACACAAACCCGTCGCCGCAGGTTCTCGATGCCTTGGCCCGTGCGCTGCAGCTCGACATCAACGGCACGGAGTATCTGCACAAGCTGGCCAATCCCACCGGAATCCGTTGGGATAAATCAGAATTGGAGCAGGTCGCCGACGAGCTGGACGAGTTGATCGATCAGTTCCCGATGCCCGCGTTCGTGGCCAATCGCTACCAGGTTGTGCTCGCCGCCAACCAACTCGCCTGTGCGCTGGCGCCGGGTTTCCGTCCGGGACAGAACATCTTGGCGTGGCGGCTCCTGGACCCGGCGGCCAAGGATTTCTTCGTCGACTGGGATGAGGCGACGGAGATCGCGGTCGGTGGTCTGCGCGAGGTGACCGGTGGTCATCCCGACGATCCGTATCTGCAGCGCATGGTCAGCGAACTGTCTTCTGCCAGTGCGCGATTCCGTGAGCTGTGGTCGCGGGCCGATGTCGGTTACCGGGCCGGTGTCACGCACGTGCGCCACCCGGTGGTCGGGGAGCTCTTCCTGCGCCGCAATCGGTTGAATCTGCCGCATTCCGGTGGGCAGCACGTGATCACATTCCGTGCCGACCCCGGTAGCGAATCCGCGAAAGCCCTTGAGACACTCAGGGAGTTGTAG